The sequence ATGatctttttctaaaatatgcTACAACTTTTTAGAAAGCTGATTTAGTGATTTTGATCTTAACTGGAAATGATTAAACCTTCCATGTGTAATATTTAACTCATTGATTTCACAAATGTGAGTTATAGCTCAGACTCGATTCCATCTTGAGAAGGCGGAGCTTCCGTAAGCCCCTCCCCCATCCATCTTTTCGCCAGTCTTAAATGCCCACGGGGTAAATGGAAGATTTGGATTCCCTTCCTTTCCTGTTAAACCTCTTTACTTTGAAACGTAGTCCTTTCGATTCCATCAGAGTTTCGTTTCAATTTGAGCAACTCAGTCGTACACTCTCGTTGTCGCAGTTAATTGCTGCCAAATTCTTCTCCGACTCTCGCCGAACTAAAGATTTATTGTGGTTGATGGCTAGTGATTGTGGAAATCCCCTCACATTTGTGTGTAAGTTAGAcgatttcaatatttaaaataagtaTGATAGTAGTGGCTCTTCAAAATGACGCCATGTGATTACAAGTGTGATTAAAAGATCGTCAAAAAGGCGGTTTTTATCTTGAATGCTCAAATGTTTTATCTCGGGTGTTATCGTTCATGTCCGTAGTTTTCAagtgtttattttgtttcacttttcTAGTTGTAACTTCGCACCTGGTTGCAACAGGTGGCATGTTATAGTGTAAATCTCACAAATTTTGGAGGATTTCGTCGTACAAACCCGTTCACATTCGTTGATCCTATTTCGGGAAACTAAAAACATCATGGCTGTTTGCTCGTCTTTTTTTACTGTGCCAGCATCCTTTGGTAGTTTGCCTACGATCCGTCGTGAAGAGAATGATAAcaggtgatttttttttaatgtaaccAAGTTCCATTAATGTGCAAACTCACAAGACTCGATTGAATATAACTAATAAAGGAAAGAACCAGAGGTTTGCGTTGAACGGATTCGATCGGGACTCTACTGCATGCACAGCAAGTGGGAAAAGCCGCAATGCAAATCCAATGACGATTCGATGGGTGCATGTAAGAAATGTGATGAGATGATGCCCTCTTCCACTCTAGTGAACTCTGTTGTCCAGCCTCAACTTTCATCAGGTTAGTATACGACATTATTTGCAAAttacatcttctttttttaagaaactgATTCACGTCTGTTTATAGAGATTGGTCCGACTGGTTTATTTGGCAGGCCACGGGAGCAAGCAGTTAAATTGACTTTTCAAGTTCCAGCGAGCCCAAAAAATGGCAGACAGACGCTACGTGCTGCAAAATCATCACTATTCTCATTCGGATCACCGTCACCACAAAACTTTTCATGTAGGGCTTTATTAGCATAGCTGAAATCATTCATTTGTAGTTTTTGCGTCAATTTTGATATTGAATCTTGATTAGTTGCTGCTGTGGACCCAGTCAGTTCTACCCAGGGAAACTGTGCTGAGAATGATACAGCCGATAAAGTTTTCTGGTCACACCATCAGCGGGTCGTTTATCAAGTCGAGTTCATGATCGATGGACAATCTTACGTCTTCAAGGCATCTTTCACCAAGTCTGCTACGAAAATTGTGGGTTCATTGGCGCTGGCACAAGTCCAACTCGAGTCGTCAAACGCATCAGCCGAGGAGGAATCGACCGGCGAAGGTGAAAAAGACGCGGTGAACCTCATCAACGGAATACAAGAAGAGGATTCAACTCATCATCAACTACCATCGGCTATTTGGGCCAATCTCAATGGAGTCATGGCAAAAAGTCTTCCTCTGAACAAGTCTTTCAATTCGGATCATCATTGGGAATCAGCGAACTTTGACGGCAGCTTCGCTTATTTTGAACGTCTTTATTCAGTTGACGAATGGAAACCGTGGAAACCCTTGACCTGTTCGCTTTGGATCGAGTTCGAAACTTTCAGCGGCGGAGAAAAGAACGTCCTCAAACAACTGGCTGATATGTATGCCCATCAGAATCACTGCGATGTCCAGTTCACTTTCAAAGGCGACGAACGTGTTGGCGGTCATGTTAACATCCTGGTGGCTAGGAGTCCCGCGTGTTCGCCGCAATGTTTGAGCACGACATGAAGGAAGCAGCGACTGGTGAGGTTGTTATTGATGACGTGCAGCCGGACATTTTCAAGCAACTACTACACTACATCTACTCTGGCCGGCTTTTGACAGAGCTGACTGAAGAAGCTACAGCTCAGCCTCTGTTCGTGGCGGCCGATAAGTACGACATCAACGACTTGAAAGAAGAATGCGTCCGTTTCCTGCTTACCTGTGTTCGAGTAGAAAACGCCATCAATCTCTTGGTATGGGCGCATCTTCACTCGGTCGACGAGCTACAGCAAACAGTCGTCTCGTTCATGACCTTGCAAGGAAAAGAAGTTTGTCATTTGAAAGAATGGGAAGATCTCACCAAGAACTATCCGGACCTCTGTGTACTGGTAACTCGACGCATCATTGATCGTATGTGTCTGTTTATTTGATcgtcaaaagaaaagaccATTGCTTAAATTTGTAATTCGTTTCATGTACCAATCTGaggtaattaaataaaacagtTCGCGTTGTATTAAATATGCTGGATCATTTACACTAAGACGCAACTAGGGTTAGGATAGAAGTGAAATTTAACAAGGACTTTAACTAATATATTTATTACCACACCTATAATTTACATACTGGTGCAATTAGGAACATGAGAAAGAAATTTCGTGTGAAATTTAagaatgaaatttgatttga is a genomic window of Daphnia pulicaria isolate SC F1-1A chromosome 2, SC_F0-13Bv2, whole genome shotgun sequence containing:
- the LOC124326913 gene encoding protein maternal effect lethal 26-like; its protein translation is MKEAATGEVVIDDVQPDIFKQLLHYIYSGRLLTELTEEATAQPLFVAADKYDINDLKEECVRFLLTCVRVENAINLLVWAHLHSVDELQQTVVSFMTLQGKEVCHLKEWEDLTKNYPDLCVLVTRRIIDRMCLFI